GAGGTCGGAACGCTCGCCGATCGCAAACATGAGCGAATCGTCGCACTTCGGCTGCGCGATCGCCGGAAGGAGATCCGTCCTCCCCGCGACTCAGTCGCGGAAAGAGAGGAGACCGGCCAGAGCAACTAGCGGCGCCGGCACCGCGAAGCATCTCCCGGAGCTGACTGGCAAACGCGCTGATGGCCACCTGCGTCCGTTCGGGGTCGGTCAGGGAGACCCGGTTCGCTCCGCTCCCTTGGCGAGGTCGGCCGACCATCGCTTGAGAACCCAGCGCACGACTAGAACCCAAAACCAACCAGTCACGCCGTGGGTGCCGAATCGAGATTCCCAGGTAATCCGGGTTCCTCCGCCAGGGAGCGCTTTGAGGTAAACGTCGGAGCGGTAGTCGTCCAACGGCTGGCCTGAGAGCAAGGTGTAGCCGAAGTGGGTTGGAGCCTCGAAGGCCACGACCTCTTCGCGATTGCATTTGGTCGGCTTGGCCGGATCGACACCGAGCACACGGATGGCGCCAACCCCGTCAGCAGTAGGGCTGCCGTCTCGCTCAAGGCGAGCCATCTTGTGGC
This window of the Acidimicrobiales bacterium genome carries:
- a CDS encoding SRPBCC family protein produces the protein MSHLARAEAESSAPIEIVWQLLSTVGEWPTWSRHKMARLERDGSPTADGVGAIRVLGVDPAKPTKCNREEVVAFEAPTHFGYTLLSGQPLDDYRSDVYLKALPGGGTRITWESRFGTHGVTGWFWVLVVRWVLKRWSADLAKGAERTGSP